The Megalobrama amblycephala isolate DHTTF-2021 linkage group LG20, ASM1881202v1, whole genome shotgun sequence genome includes a window with the following:
- the shbg gene encoding sex hormone-binding globulin → MNYFKEAVILLLGPYLILLCRGVSSDQISGKGVVNLAHRQSKWTPLMQTSANLSDITSIRSYFEFRTLDPEGAIFYGDTKEGQDWFVLSLRDGIPEMQIGKADILVSIKGGRKLNDGAWHLLELRSEGKFVVLEVNNKAELVVGLHSNLTEDELTGKIRLALGGMLVDKQKLFHPFEPEMDACIRGGHWLNLSTPWVSDSTWEPRPCFSEIKRGSYFPGTGVAMFNTSDLPGIKTEEAGITVEIFGSWTGTTLSLQSTGFQYVVGELDVHKDVKEVQLGLKEGSETVALPREPATLTFTILKHSLVVNSKPELKTESLDFFTMWKKGMLLTFGGVPGDSEAEKSTHYLRGCLEKILVQGQVIDLDRALYKHTAVSSHSCPTEAINELT, encoded by the exons ATGAACTATTTCAAGGAAGCGGTCATACTATTGTTAGGCCCGTACCTGATTCTGCTGTGCAGGGGAGTGTCAAGTGATCAG ATATCCGGCAAGGGAGTTGTCAATCTTGCACACAGACAGTCCAAATGGACTCCCTTAATGCAGACGAGTGCAAATCTCTCTGACATCACAAG CATCAGATCTTACTTTGAGTTCCGGACCCTTGACCCAGAGGGGGCCATCTTTTATGGAGACACCAAAGAAGGACAGGACTGGTTTGTGCTTTCATTGCGTGATGGCATACCTGAAATGCAGATTGGGAAAGCAGACATCTTAGTGAGCATAAAGGGAGGTCGTAAACTCAATGATGGGGCCTGGCACTTG CTGGAATTGCGCAGTGAGGGCAAATTTGTGGTGCTAGAGGTAAACAACAAGGCAGAGCTTGTAGTCGGTCTCCATTCTAACCTGACAGAAGATGAACTAACAGGAAAGATACGTCTGGCTCTTGGTGGCATGTTAGTGGACAAACAAAAGCTCTTCCATCCA TTTGAACCGGAAATGGATGCCTGTATTAGAGGAGGGCACTGGCTAAATCTCAGCACCCCCTGGGTTAGTGACTCAACATGGGAACCCAGGCCCTGCTTCTCTGAGATCAAGAGAGGGAGCTATTTTCCAGGAACTGGAGTGGCTATGTTTAATACATCTG ATCTTCCAGGAATTAAGACAGAAGAGGCTGGTATCACAGTCGAGATCTTTGGCTCTTGGACCGGGACAACGCTGAGTCTCCAAAGCACAGGATTTCAGTATGTTGTGGGAGAGTTAGATGTGCATAAAGATGTAAag GAGGTGCAGTTGGGCCTGAAAGAGGGATCGGAAACTGTTGCCCTTCCCCGTGAACCTGCAACACTTACTTTCACCATACTGAAACATTCACTTGTGGTAAACAGCAAACCAGAGCTCAAAACGGAAAGTCTGGACTTTTTCACCATGTGGAAAAAGGGGATGCTTCTGACTTTTGGGGGAGTGCCAG gtgacAGTGAGGCAGAAAAGAGTACACATTACCTGCGTGGGTGTCTGGAGAAAATCCTTGTCCAGGGCCAGGTCATTGATCTTGATCGGGCATTGTACAAACACACAGCGGTGTCATCTCACAGCTGTCCTACAGAAGCAATAAATGAACTCACTTAA